One stretch of Brevibacillus laterosporus DNA includes these proteins:
- the rsmH gene encoding 16S rRNA (cytosine(1402)-N(4))-methyltransferase RsmH, protein MFHHVTVLLQEAVEGLHIRPDGIYVDCTLGGAGHSALIASKLGDQGKLIAIDQDDVALANAKEKLQSYGDKVILVKSNFSYLKDVVQDLGLDGVDGVLFDLGVSSPQLDVEERGFSYNGDAPLDMRMDQQADLSAYDIVNEWEEAEISKIIFAYGEEKFARKIARQIVLHREKAPIETTSQLVEIIKEAIPAPARRTGPHPAKRTFQAIRIAVNDELNVFKTAVSDAIDILRPGGRVSVITFHSLEDRICKHAYLEKAQGCTCPPGFPQCVCGNEPIVKIITRKPLLPSEEELTDNPRARSAKLRIAEKK, encoded by the coding sequence TTACAGGAAGCCGTAGAAGGATTACATATTCGTCCTGATGGAATTTATGTGGATTGCACCTTGGGTGGGGCAGGCCACAGTGCTTTGATTGCTTCAAAGTTAGGCGATCAGGGTAAATTAATTGCTATTGATCAAGATGATGTAGCACTTGCAAATGCCAAGGAAAAACTACAGTCATATGGAGATAAAGTGATTTTGGTAAAAAGTAACTTTAGCTATCTAAAGGATGTCGTGCAAGATTTAGGTCTTGATGGCGTAGATGGCGTCTTGTTTGATCTAGGTGTATCTTCTCCTCAGTTGGATGTGGAAGAGCGTGGATTTAGCTATAATGGCGATGCGCCTCTTGATATGCGTATGGATCAGCAAGCTGACCTGTCTGCTTATGACATCGTGAATGAATGGGAGGAAGCTGAGATATCCAAAATCATCTTTGCGTATGGCGAAGAGAAGTTTGCCCGTAAAATTGCCCGGCAAATCGTGCTTCATCGTGAGAAGGCGCCGATTGAAACAACTAGTCAGCTTGTAGAGATTATTAAGGAAGCAATTCCAGCTCCCGCTCGTCGTACAGGACCTCATCCGGCGAAGAGAACGTTTCAAGCAATTCGTATTGCCGTGAACGATGAATTAAATGTGTTCAAGACTGCGGTTTCAGACGCTATTGATATTTTGCGTCCGGGTGGTAGAGTGAGTGTCATTACTTTCCATTCTTTAGAAGACCGTATTTGCAAGCATGCTTATTTGGAAAAAGCACAAGGTTGCACGTGCCCACCGGGGTTCCCGCAATGTGTGTGCGGCAATGAACCGATTGTTAAGATTATCACAAGAAAGCCATTGTTACCGTCTGAAGAAGAACTTACGGATAATCCACGTGCCAGATCGGCCAAGTTGCGTATTGCAGAGAAAAAATAG